CGTTATCACTATGGATGTAGAAGTAAAAGTGCCCGCTGATTTAGACACGCTGCGCGAGCTTATTGTGAAGCGCTACGATAGCTTGAGCAGTAGATTGCAGCAGGTAGCCGACTTTGTCATGGAACAGCCAATGCTGGTCGCCGTAGAAACCATGGCAACCATTGCCCAGCAAGCCAATGTACCGCTGTCGACACTGAGTCGATTCTCTAATGCAATGGGCTTTGATGGCTTTACGTCTATGCAGATACTGTTCAGAGATCAGTATCTGAATCGCCCAAGAGACTACAAAGAACGTGTTCGTAAAGCACGTGAGATGGAGGACGTGCCGCATGATTCTCCGCAGGCTATCTTTCAAGACTTTGGTGACGCCAACATTGATGCGTTAGAGCAGTTACAGGTCATGGTCTCTCCACAGAAGCTAGAGCGCGCTGTGGCGATGCTTGAAGAAGCGGAAACCATCTACATTCAAGGGATGCGCCGAGCGTACCCAGTGGCATTTTATCTCTGGTACGCACTGATGAAATCAGACAACAACGTGGTGCTGTTAGATGACCATGGCGGTATGTTGTCGCCTATGACACGTCGAATGAATGAGAAAGACGTGCTATTTACGGTGACATTCAATCCTTACGCGCAAGAGACTAGTGATCTCATCGACGAAGCGTATCAGAAGAGCGTACCCATTATCGCTATTACCGATAATCAAATGACGCCTCAAGGCAGTAAGATGGAAGTCTGTTTCGAGGTCCAAGAGGGTGAAGTGATGGGATTCCGCTCTTTGAGTAGCTCAATGTATCTTGCCCAAACTCTCGCGGTCAGCTTGATGTGCCGTGAAGTGAAATAATCACCATTAATGACCACCAACCCAATTAAAGAGTAAGCCTTGTAAAGCTGAAGCAGCAAGGCTTGGTCTCTTGCTGCCTAAATTCAAGGAGATTCTCCATGCGTTTTGCTTTACACGGAATGTGCTCACTGCACAGCAATGTCATGTCGGACATTCGTCTCGCTCATGATACTGGCTATCAAGGTCTTGAAATTCATACCGAAAAGTTGTGGCGCTACATCAAAGCTGGCTTATCTGCTGAGCAGTTTAAACAGCGCCTTGACCACTTTAATATTGAACCGACGGCGATTGACATCATTGGTGCTATCGAAGTGACTGACAAAGCCTCGAAAGCGCAGCTATTCAAAGATACTGAGATCCTGTGTCAGTTTGCTCAAAAGATCGGTGCGCCGACGATACAGCTTAATGCCTTTGAAGCCTTAAATGGGTTGACGCTAGATCAGAACATCGAACTCACCGCACAGAACATTCGTTCTATTGCCGATATTGGTAGAGACTACGGTGTTCGCTTTCAGTACGAGGGTGCGGCATGGACACCGATCGCAACGCTAGATGACTACTATCGCTTGTTGGATGCAGTAGGGCGTGACAACTTCGGCTTCGTTCTTGATACCTGGCATTTTTGGGCAAGTCGCGGAGCAAGTCTCGAGAAAATAGCCAGTATCGACCCTGCGCTCATCTATAACGTCCATATCTCTGATGGCGCGCGTCCAGAAGAGGGCGCACCGTGGCCGGACGAGAGAGAGTTACGAGGCCACTTTATTGGACAAGGTGATATTCCGCTTAAAGAATGGGTCGATGCCATTCAATCAACCGGCTATCAAGGATTCTACTCAGGTGAATACCTCAATGACCAAATGTGGGAGCAGGATTATTACGATGTAGCGACCAAAATGCTTAAGGGCATGAAAGCACTGTTTTAACCTTTCATTGATTTGAACAACCGTTTACTCGTGGTGAAGTCCACTTAGCAGAGAAAAATCTCAGCATTAAGTGGACTTTGTTGTGCATGTCACGAAATAAATATTTCATAAGTATAATATTGAATTAAACATTTCATTGAATAACGCTGCCACCAACGGAGAATCCCCTATGTCTCACCTACTGTCGAAGTATTCTCAATCACAATCCGATTCTCGAGTTCAATCGATTACTCCTGAGAGCGCTAACTGGGGATATGTTGGATTCTCTGTCCACGAGATTGCATCTGGTGAATCCTTGGTTCTCGAAAGCTCTGCGACTGAAAAATGCTTAGTTCTGGTGTCGGGTAAGGCGACGGTGACAGTAGGCAATCAGGTCTTTAGTCATATCGGTGAGCGTATGTCACCATTTGAGAAAGACACCGACCAGCAGCGTATCAAGCCGCATTCGGTTTATGTCGCGCCACAGCAGCGCATTCAAGTGGTCGCTGAAACCGATTTAGAACTTGCCGTGTGTGAGGCGCCGAGCAAGGGTAATTTAGAGACCCGTTATATCACGCCGCAAGAGGTTGACGCAGAGCACAGAGGCAAAGGGCACAATCAAAGGTATGTGCACAATATTCTCCCTGATGACAAACCCGCAGACAGCTTGCTGGTGGTCGAGGTCTTTACCGACGAAGGCTGCACCAGTTCTTACCCAAGCCATAAGCATGACCAAGATATTGATGGCAAGGAAACCTATCTAGAAGAGACCTACTACCATCGCTTAAACCCATCTCAGGGCTTTTGTATGCAGCGTGTATACACAGATAATCGCGAGCTCGATGAATGTATGGCGGTTTACGATAAGGATGTGGTTATGGTGCCAAAAGGCTATCACCCAGTCGCCACGATTGCGGGATATGACAGCTACTACTTGAACGTAATGGCAGGCCCCAAACGTAAATGGCAATTTAGTTGGGAACGCGACCACGCATGGATCAATTCTAAGGATTACAAGTAATCGTAATGAGTGTTGTATGGCTACCAACGGAGGCGATGCCGCTCATGAACCATTTATTCTGGTCTGACTCAGTGTCGAGTGAGGCCAATGACAAGCAAAGGAAGGAGTGCAGAATGTATAATATCGCGCTGTTTGGAGCAGGGCGCATTGGGCAAGTTCATGCGGTAAACATTGCCAATCACCCCAAAACTAACCTGTATTCAGTCATCGACCCTTATGATGTGAATGCCAACATGTTGTGTGACCAATATGATGCTAAGCGTCAATCGATTGAAGAAGCGATGGCGGACAGTAATGTGGATGCCGTGTGTATTTGCTCGGCTACTGATACCCATGCTGACTTGATTGAACTTGGTGCGAAAGCGGGAAAAACGATCTTTTGCGAGAAACCGATTGATCTCGATTCAAGCAGGGTGCGCGATTGCTTAGGTGTCGTCGAGCAATATAAGGTTCCTCTGCTTGTCGGTTTTAATCGTCGCTTCGATCCACACTTTGCGAACTTAAAGCAACGCGTAGTTGATGGTGAAGTAGGTGAGCCAGCAACGCTCACCATTACCTCACGCGATCCTGAGCCACCGCCAGCCGAGTACAGCAAGGTGTCTGGCGGTATGTTCCGTGACATGAGCATTCACGATCTTGATATGGCGAGATTCATCTTAGGTGAAGACCCTGTCTCAATCACTGCTCACGGCAGTTGTAAAATTGATCCTGAGATCGGCAAAGCGGGCGACATCGATACTGGTGTGATTGTTCTGAACTTCGCCTCGGGTGCGATTGCGACCATTCTAAATAGTCGCAAGTCTGGATATGGGTATGATCAACGCATTGAACTGCATGGCGAAAAGGGGATGCTACAAGTAGCCAACGTTCGTGAGAACCTAGTGACGAACACTTCTGATAGCGGTGCCCAAGATGCGAAACCACTACACTTCTTCTTAGAGCGATACAAAGAGGCGTATATTGCCGAGTGGCAGCACTTTGTTGACGTTCTCAATGGCGCAGAGCCAAACTGCTCTGGCACCGATGGTGAGTTCGCGTTGCGCCTTGCTGATGCGGCGATAGTGTCTATGAATGAAAAGCGGACCGTGCTGCTTTAGATCTAATCTGAAAAGGCAGCATCCTATTTAGATGAACTGATAAGTTATGGGGTATCTGATTTGATCAGGTACCTCACTTACCAATCAGCGGCGGAGAATAGCGATCCATCGGCCAAGGTTTAGCAAGCTCGTCAGCGAGGCTGCGACATAGGTCAATGCTGCCGCTTTAAGAATTTTTTCTGCATGTTTCAGATCACCATCGTGCAGGTAGTTGCCTTTCTGTAGGATAGGTAAAGCCTTACCATAACTGGCATCGAACTCAACCGGAAGAGTCAACAGGTGCACCAAGGTACTTAATGCCATTGAAACAACACCTATCATAATCGTTATCGCACCTGCTTGCGGCACGCGAGTCAGCATAAGGACAACAGGCGCTGCAATGAGCATCAATCCAGCAATGCGCTCGCCAATTATGGCTGTTTTTACAAGCTTTTGCCGAGCCAGGAACAAGGTCTCTCTACGCGAATCTTGAATGGCATGCCCTACTTCATGGGCGGCGACTGTCACTGCCGTTAGTGAGTGCCCTGAGTAGTTGTTCGGCGTAAGACGGACAGCCTTGGCTGCGGGATCATAGTGATCACCTTGAGTGGTCTCCTCTACGTCAACGTTATCTAAGCCGAAGCTATCCAACAGGTGACGAGCTAGCTCAGCACCGCTTCCCTGCTCGCGGTAGCGGTCAGCCGGTTGACTGTATTTTTCCATCACGTGCTTGACCCATAGGCCAGGACCAAAGACGACTGTCGCAATTAAGAGTAATAGGATTATCCAGAGCATTAATTCAGTTTGTTATCAGCAATTATGTGGCTACTGGTTATTATACGCATAAAATGACCGGCAGATACTCGCTATCACGCCAAGTCAGAGTCTCTCTTGGTTCAATCTTCTTAGCTTACTCTGAGCTTCTCGGCTTATTGTGAGGTGGTGGCATACATGGTCAATACATCGAGTGGAACAATTTCAAGGGAGCTCTCTTCGCAGCTCGCTAGCACGACGAGTGGGGCCACTCCCGCTTGCCAAGCTTCTTTCCAGCGCAGTGCACAAAGACACCAACGATCTCCTGGCTTTAACCCTGGGAAGTCAAACTCTGGCCTAGGAGTAGAAAGATCATTACCACGGGCTTTGGTGAAGACGAGGAAGTCCTCTGTCATGACGGCGCAGATCGTGTGTTGACCCATGTCGCTACCAACTGTGCGACAGTAGCCATCTCTAAAATATCCAGTATTAGGTGTGCAGCCGCAAAGCTCTAACGGCTCGCCAAGTACGTTATTCGCGCTGTTCATTATCACTCCTAGCATGAGGTTCCTCGGATACCAGTGTAGTCGAGAAGTCGGAATTATTGTGAAGTTATGTCCGATGGCCTAGGGTCACTAAACATCTCCATCAGTTAACGTGATGGTATGTGTTTTGTTTTGGGCTTAAAAATCGTCGAAACTGCAAACACGTAAACGAGATTGTCACATTAACCGGAGGAAACTCGAATGTATAAATTTATTGGCGCAGCGCTATTCGCACTATTACTGACAGGCTGTGCAAATATGCCGACGGGCAATAACGTAGCGGTAGCCAAGCTTGAAGATGTCCAATCGGCGCAATGTGAGCAACTTGGTCCAGTGATCATTCGCGTGCACCGTCGAGCTGACCATGAATCCGTGCTGAGAATTATGACAGAGGACAAATATCCCAACGCCAATACCGTCGCAATCACCAGACTAGAGCCGAGTAGCCGTGGAATTGGCGGTAAAAAAGCAATGCGATCTATTAGGGCAGCCGCATTCCAGTGCGAAGCGTAAACCCAGTGCCCAAGGAATTAGGGCTCCTTTTTGGTATTAGGGGGAACAGGTCTGCTTGTTCTACCGAATCCAGCTTTCCTTTGAGCAACTCAACACTTCTACTGAACTCATAAGCTATCTGTGGTTCACTCGCCATCTTCGCTGTGAATTGCCATGGCGACGGCGATACTCTGAACCAAACAAAGCGAGGCGGATTGTGAGCGAAATGCGTCAACCTTTGCTTCCTTGATAACAAAACTGACGTCGCTGAACGCCGCAAGTGGGCTTACCTGGCTGTCAGTGATCACGATCTGCTTGGCACCGGCTTTAGAGGCAATTTCACTCAGCGCTATCGTTTCATTGGCATATGGACTAAAACTGATGGCGACAACAGCATCTTTCGCGCTGATCATACTAAGCTGCTCTTCGTACATCCCACCTAAGCCATCAATCAAAAATGCGCGTTTGTTTAAGTGGCGCAGCGCATAGGTAAAGTAAGAAGCGACACTGAATGAGCGGCGCAAACCAATAAGGTAGATGTTCTCGCAGTTTTGCAG
This is a stretch of genomic DNA from Vibrio maritimus. It encodes these proteins:
- a CDS encoding MurR/RpiR family transcriptional regulator — encoded protein: MDVEVKVPADLDTLRELIVKRYDSLSSRLQQVADFVMEQPMLVAVETMATIAQQANVPLSTLSRFSNAMGFDGFTSMQILFRDQYLNRPRDYKERVRKAREMEDVPHDSPQAIFQDFGDANIDALEQLQVMVSPQKLERAVAMLEEAETIYIQGMRRAYPVAFYLWYALMKSDNNVVLLDDHGGMLSPMTRRMNEKDVLFTVTFNPYAQETSDLIDEAYQKSVPIIAITDNQMTPQGSKMEVCFEVQEGEVMGFRSLSSSMYLAQTLAVSLMCREVK
- a CDS encoding sugar phosphate isomerase/epimerase family protein, producing MRFALHGMCSLHSNVMSDIRLAHDTGYQGLEIHTEKLWRYIKAGLSAEQFKQRLDHFNIEPTAIDIIGAIEVTDKASKAQLFKDTEILCQFAQKIGAPTIQLNAFEALNGLTLDQNIELTAQNIRSIADIGRDYGVRFQYEGAAWTPIATLDDYYRLLDAVGRDNFGFVLDTWHFWASRGASLEKIASIDPALIYNVHISDGARPEEGAPWPDERELRGHFIGQGDIPLKEWVDAIQSTGYQGFYSGEYLNDQMWEQDYYDVATKMLKGMKALF
- the iolB gene encoding 5-deoxy-glucuronate isomerase, which codes for MSHLLSKYSQSQSDSRVQSITPESANWGYVGFSVHEIASGESLVLESSATEKCLVLVSGKATVTVGNQVFSHIGERMSPFEKDTDQQRIKPHSVYVAPQQRIQVVAETDLELAVCEAPSKGNLETRYITPQEVDAEHRGKGHNQRYVHNILPDDKPADSLLVVEVFTDEGCTSSYPSHKHDQDIDGKETYLEETYYHRLNPSQGFCMQRVYTDNRELDECMAVYDKDVVMVPKGYHPVATIAGYDSYYLNVMAGPKRKWQFSWERDHAWINSKDYK
- the iolG gene encoding inositol 2-dehydrogenase, translated to MYNIALFGAGRIGQVHAVNIANHPKTNLYSVIDPYDVNANMLCDQYDAKRQSIEEAMADSNVDAVCICSATDTHADLIELGAKAGKTIFCEKPIDLDSSRVRDCLGVVEQYKVPLLVGFNRRFDPHFANLKQRVVDGEVGEPATLTITSRDPEPPPAEYSKVSGGMFRDMSIHDLDMARFILGEDPVSITAHGSCKIDPEIGKAGDIDTGVIVLNFASGAIATILNSRKSGYGYDQRIELHGEKGMLQVANVRENLVTNTSDSGAQDAKPLHFFLERYKEAYIAEWQHFVDVLNGAEPNCSGTDGEFALRLADAAIVSMNEKRTVLL
- a CDS encoding zinc metallopeptidase, which translates into the protein MLWIILLLLIATVVFGPGLWVKHVMEKYSQPADRYREQGSGAELARHLLDSFGLDNVDVEETTQGDHYDPAAKAVRLTPNNYSGHSLTAVTVAAHEVGHAIQDSRRETLFLARQKLVKTAIIGERIAGLMLIAAPVVLMLTRVPQAGAITIMIGVVSMALSTLVHLLTLPVEFDASYGKALPILQKGNYLHDGDLKHAEKILKAAALTYVAASLTSLLNLGRWIAILRR
- a CDS encoding DUF2237 family protein; the encoded protein is MNSANNVLGEPLELCGCTPNTGYFRDGYCRTVGSDMGQHTICAVMTEDFLVFTKARGNDLSTPRPEFDFPGLKPGDRWCLCALRWKEAWQAGVAPLVVLASCEESSLEIVPLDVLTMYATTSQ